One window from the genome of Gimesia aquarii encodes:
- a CDS encoding GNAT family N-acetyltransferase, whose protein sequence is MTLETPRLILRQWSETDVAPFAEMNKDPQVMQHFPNTLSYEQSSQMVKRIIAHFEEHGFGLWAVEVKKTSQFAGFIGLAVPQFTAVFTPCVEIGWRLAVPFWNQGYATEGARVALEFGFTQCKLSEIFSFTVPANLASRRVMEKIGMSYLCDFDHPALSEKDPLRQHVLYHITNKERDNLQQK, encoded by the coding sequence ATGACGCTAGAAACTCCACGACTCATTCTAAGACAGTGGTCTGAAACCGATGTGGCTCCCTTTGCAGAAATGAACAAGGATCCGCAGGTGATGCAGCACTTTCCAAACACGCTCTCTTACGAACAAAGTTCACAAATGGTCAAGCGGATTATCGCTCATTTCGAGGAACACGGATTTGGTCTCTGGGCAGTAGAAGTGAAAAAGACCAGTCAATTTGCCGGATTCATCGGTCTAGCTGTTCCCCAATTCACAGCTGTTTTTACTCCCTGTGTCGAAATTGGTTGGCGTTTGGCTGTTCCCTTTTGGAATCAAGGCTATGCGACCGAAGGCGCACGCGTTGCACTTGAGTTTGGATTTACGCAATGCAAACTAAGTGAGATTTTTTCTTTTACGGTCCCTGCAAATTTAGCTTCGAGACGTGTGATGGAAAAAATCGGTATGTCTTATCTCTGCGATTTTGATCATCCGGCTCTGTCAGAAAAAGATCCGTTACGACAACACGTTCTCTATCACATCACAAACAAAGAAAGAGACAATTTACAGCAAAAATGA
- a CDS encoding substrate-binding domain-containing protein, whose product MLRFPERRKIALLVQTSSDWSRQIIEGIADYATEQGGWDFWIEFRGLKEQLQFPTSWEGHGTVCRLTDTRIQQSIIKRHLPAVNVSWLGKHSQKIPKVVSDETACANLAAQFFLKKGFRSFGYIGPDPKSNYPETILNQFRRAVKLAEGVCFDFPYYELTKEADYEKQQQQLKQWLWELPKPVALLVWSSKVGREVSTVCVNHHLEIPDQVAILSIEHDPLMSSLSPVPLSYINQAPHAVGYTAATLLDQMIQRKPAPKKPVLIPPLSIEERASTDTLFADDDLVREAVQFIRQHAQGPLQVSDLTEQLNVSRRILEHRFQKSLHRSPASEIRQEKLKRITKLLQDTNLTISQIAARCGFQHQEAMIRMFGRLMGMSPREYRQANHSRK is encoded by the coding sequence ATGTTAAGGTTCCCCGAGCGTCGCAAAATTGCTTTATTGGTACAGACTTCCAGTGACTGGAGTCGACAGATTATTGAAGGGATTGCCGACTATGCGACCGAGCAAGGGGGGTGGGATTTTTGGATTGAGTTTCGAGGTTTGAAAGAGCAGCTTCAGTTTCCCACTTCGTGGGAAGGGCACGGGACTGTTTGTCGCCTGACTGATACCCGAATCCAGCAATCGATTATTAAGCGACACTTACCGGCGGTCAATGTTTCGTGGCTTGGAAAGCATTCACAAAAAATTCCAAAAGTCGTTTCGGATGAAACTGCATGTGCGAATTTGGCAGCACAGTTTTTTTTAAAAAAAGGGTTCCGCTCATTTGGTTACATTGGGCCCGACCCGAAATCGAACTATCCAGAGACGATCCTGAACCAGTTTCGACGTGCAGTCAAATTGGCAGAAGGAGTTTGTTTTGATTTCCCTTATTATGAGCTCACAAAAGAGGCAGACTATGAAAAACAACAACAGCAGTTGAAACAATGGCTATGGGAACTCCCCAAACCAGTGGCATTATTAGTTTGGTCGAGTAAAGTGGGACGGGAAGTATCTACTGTCTGTGTGAATCATCATCTGGAAATTCCAGATCAGGTTGCTATTCTTAGCATTGAGCACGATCCTCTGATGTCCTCTCTTTCACCAGTTCCGCTTTCCTATATCAACCAGGCTCCTCATGCGGTAGGTTATACGGCGGCAACTCTATTAGATCAGATGATTCAAAGAAAGCCTGCACCAAAGAAGCCGGTTCTGATTCCCCCCTTGTCGATTGAGGAACGTGCTTCGACAGATACTTTATTTGCAGATGATGATTTGGTCAGAGAAGCGGTTCAGTTTATTCGCCAACATGCTCAGGGGCCGTTGCAGGTATCCGATCTCACAGAGCAATTGAATGTGTCCCGCCGTATTTTAGAGCATCGTTTTCAAAAGTCGTTGCACCGATCGCCGGCGAGTGAAATTCGACAGGAGAAATTAAAACGCATCACAAAATTATTACAAGATACAAACTTAACCATTTCACAAATCGCAGCACGTTGTGGATTCCAGCATCAGGAAGCGATGATTCGGATGTTTGGCAGACTGATGGGTATGTCTCCCCGTGAATATCGGCAAGCGAACCATTCCCGGAAGTAA
- a CDS encoding PVC-type heme-binding CxxCH protein, with the protein MRSFCLIVFFTLIHVFNSNVLLAADSNSTPTLIQVPGTWEAQADGKFSDLDGFAWYRCYVKVPKNWADMTARPLWRDSVTLSIEKLADAHEVYINGTRIGQIGSFPPQFESGYENYQRYKVPPGTLKIGQYNTIAIRVYNQNGPGGFRGVPPILAGYFLECVLKGKWEFLPGDNQKWAIAGLETKPNAAAFDEFTPATSTLKRSTKLSPGRRLAPEKSMELFETDGDMVVEQLLTEPMIGQPLFMSFDERGRMWVVQYRQYPYPAGLKVLSRNKYYRMEFDQVPPPPPNHFPGNDRITIHEDTNGDGKFDEHKVFAGNLNIATSVVKGRGGVWVLNPPYLMFYPDKNNDDIPDADPEVHLRGFGISDTHSAPNSLQWGPDGWLYMVQGSNVVSHLKNSDKPKSKSIYCEGPAIWRYHPETKRYELFAEGGGNAFGLEVDAEGRVYSGHNGGGTRGFYYVQGGYYEKGTERKYGDVSNPYAFGLLPYMKHSATPRFSHALVKYEGDTLPEQYLGKLLSVDPLHQYLVFSKIEPLGSSFQTEDIGFPLRSTDFGFRPVEIKVGPDGAVYVADFYEEFIAHGQHYQGQVDPNSGRIYRFKAKNAKPRKVEDLSKKTTRDLLELLKHPNEWHRRTALRLIGDRKDQSVLPILKQWIKEDEGQLALEAFWALNLSQGFDETIAEGTLKHDNPMVRFWTVRLLGDDMVVSTNMRQKLVELATQEPNAEVRGQLAATVRRLPADVCLPVVDALVRYQEDISDPHQPLMVWWALESKAVSDRDQVIVLFKNQEFWKQPLVQSTILERLIRRYATAGTRTDLITCARLFELAPDSVSRKALMTGFESSFKGQSLAGLPEALVQALANAGGGSTTLQMRLGNKQALQIALEALKSTGKNRGQLIEYIQVLGELQEPQALRPMLKLLSTTNDAGLQTGLLVALQKFNQPQVALTILERYSAITADVLEVAQNTLVSRKDWTHAFLKAIEAGQIESKAIPIDIVRKMTIHQDQQIAALVAKHWKEVQGASNQQMQANIARISNLLKTEKSDVYHGKELYQKNCAKCHILFGEGKRVGPELTQYKRDDSLRMLMHIINPSAEIREGYETYLVITEDGLVVSGFLFDQDKQIVVIRGADGQNVTIKRENIDEMIKQPKSLMPEGLLDKLSDQDLRDLFGFLRSSQPVFK; encoded by the coding sequence ATGAGATCTTTTTGTCTGATCGTATTTTTTACCTTAATTCACGTTTTTAATTCCAATGTGCTTTTGGCCGCTGATTCTAACAGCACACCGACATTGATTCAGGTCCCCGGTACCTGGGAAGCGCAAGCAGACGGGAAATTTTCAGACCTGGATGGTTTTGCCTGGTATCGCTGTTATGTCAAAGTTCCCAAAAACTGGGCTGATATGACCGCACGTCCGCTCTGGCGCGATTCGGTAACACTTTCGATTGAGAAATTAGCGGATGCACATGAAGTCTATATTAATGGGACACGCATCGGCCAAATTGGAAGTTTTCCACCGCAGTTCGAGAGTGGTTATGAAAACTATCAACGCTATAAGGTTCCGCCAGGAACATTGAAAATAGGGCAATACAATACGATTGCCATTCGCGTCTATAACCAGAATGGTCCTGGCGGTTTTCGCGGTGTGCCTCCGATTCTAGCCGGTTACTTTCTGGAATGTGTTCTCAAAGGGAAATGGGAATTTTTACCAGGCGACAATCAAAAATGGGCGATTGCAGGATTGGAAACGAAACCGAATGCAGCCGCTTTCGATGAATTCACACCGGCGACTTCTACTCTAAAACGTTCTACCAAACTTTCTCCGGGTCGAAGATTGGCTCCCGAAAAATCAATGGAGTTATTTGAAACCGACGGTGATATGGTTGTCGAGCAGCTACTGACAGAACCAATGATTGGACAACCACTGTTTATGAGCTTCGATGAACGAGGTCGCATGTGGGTCGTACAATATCGTCAATATCCCTATCCCGCGGGTTTAAAAGTATTGAGCCGCAATAAATATTATCGGATGGAATTCGATCAGGTTCCTCCACCGCCACCTAATCATTTTCCCGGTAATGATCGGATTACGATTCATGAAGATACGAACGGCGATGGTAAATTCGATGAGCATAAAGTATTCGCGGGAAATTTGAATATCGCCACTTCCGTAGTCAAAGGGCGGGGTGGTGTGTGGGTGCTAAACCCACCTTATCTTATGTTTTATCCGGATAAAAATAATGATGATATTCCTGATGCCGACCCGGAAGTACATTTAAGGGGGTTTGGAATTTCCGATACTCATTCGGCTCCGAATAGTCTGCAGTGGGGGCCTGATGGCTGGCTCTACATGGTGCAGGGAAGTAACGTCGTTTCTCATTTAAAAAACAGCGATAAGCCCAAATCAAAATCAATTTACTGTGAAGGACCGGCGATTTGGCGCTATCATCCCGAGACAAAGCGTTACGAACTTTTTGCTGAGGGAGGAGGAAATGCCTTTGGTCTCGAAGTTGATGCAGAAGGGCGCGTTTACTCTGGTCACAACGGAGGGGGCACTCGTGGTTTTTATTATGTGCAAGGTGGATATTATGAAAAAGGAACCGAACGAAAATACGGCGATGTCAGTAATCCCTATGCGTTCGGTTTATTGCCATACATGAAGCATTCAGCGACACCCCGGTTTAGTCATGCACTTGTTAAATATGAAGGGGACACTCTCCCAGAACAGTATCTTGGCAAGCTATTGTCCGTCGACCCGCTTCATCAATATCTGGTATTTTCCAAAATTGAACCGTTGGGTTCTTCTTTTCAGACGGAAGATATCGGCTTCCCGTTGCGTAGCACGGATTTTGGTTTCCGACCTGTTGAAATTAAAGTCGGTCCTGATGGTGCAGTCTATGTGGCTGACTTTTACGAAGAATTCATCGCACACGGCCAACACTATCAAGGACAAGTCGATCCAAACTCCGGACGTATCTATCGCTTCAAGGCAAAGAATGCCAAGCCTCGGAAAGTTGAAGATCTCAGTAAAAAAACAACGCGTGATTTGCTTGAACTACTGAAGCATCCCAATGAATGGCATCGACGCACGGCGCTAAGGCTCATTGGAGACCGCAAAGATCAGTCAGTGCTTCCCATTCTCAAACAATGGATCAAGGAGGACGAGGGACAACTTGCGTTAGAAGCATTTTGGGCATTGAATCTATCTCAGGGATTTGACGAGACAATCGCCGAAGGAACTTTAAAGCATGACAATCCAATGGTACGTTTCTGGACCGTACGACTCCTTGGCGATGATATGGTCGTCTCCACCAACATGCGGCAGAAACTTGTCGAATTAGCGACTCAGGAACCCAATGCAGAAGTGCGTGGTCAGCTGGCGGCAACTGTCCGACGATTGCCTGCGGATGTCTGTCTACCAGTGGTAGATGCCTTGGTACGTTATCAAGAAGACATCAGCGATCCGCATCAACCTTTAATGGTCTGGTGGGCACTTGAATCCAAGGCTGTGTCTGACCGTGATCAAGTGATAGTATTGTTCAAAAATCAAGAATTCTGGAAACAACCACTGGTACAATCGACAATTCTGGAGCGATTGATTCGGCGTTATGCTACTGCTGGTACCCGCACCGATCTGATCACTTGCGCGAGGCTATTCGAATTGGCCCCTGATTCTGTATCCAGAAAAGCATTGATGACAGGTTTTGAAAGTTCGTTCAAAGGGCAGTCTTTAGCCGGTTTGCCTGAAGCACTGGTGCAAGCACTCGCTAATGCCGGCGGTGGCTCTACGACTTTGCAAATGCGATTGGGAAACAAACAAGCTTTGCAGATTGCTTTAGAGGCATTAAAGTCTACCGGTAAGAACCGAGGACAGCTCATCGAATACATTCAAGTGCTCGGCGAATTACAGGAACCTCAAGCGCTTCGCCCGATGCTGAAATTGTTAAGTACAACAAACGATGCAGGACTGCAGACCGGTTTATTAGTTGCTTTACAAAAATTTAATCAACCCCAAGTCGCTCTGACAATCCTCGAACGTTATTCTGCGATCACCGCGGACGTGCTAGAAGTCGCTCAGAACACACTCGTGAGTCGAAAAGACTGGACGCACGCATTTCTGAAAGCGATCGAAGCAGGACAAATCGAGTCTAAGGCAATTCCTATAGATATAGTTCGTAAGATGACGATTCATCAAGATCAGCAAATTGCTGCCTTGGTAGCCAAGCATTGGAAAGAAGTGCAGGGTGCTTCCAATCAACAGATGCAGGCCAACATCGCCCGGATTTCAAATTTACTGAAAACAGAGAAGAGTGATGTCTATCATGGAAAAGAGCTCTATCAAAAAAATTGTGCAAAGTGCCATATTTTGTTTGGTGAAGGCAAACGAGTGGGGCCTGAACTGACTCAATATAAACGTGATGATTCTTTACGCATGCTGATGCATATCATCAATCCGAGTGCAGAAATTCGCGAAGGCTACGAAACATATCTTGTGATTACCGAAGATGGTTTGGTGGTTTCTGGGTTCTTGTTTGACCAGGATAAACAGATTGTTGTGATTCGTGGTGCCGATGGTCAAAATGTGACGATTAAACGGGAAAATATCGATGAGATGATCAAGCAGCCCAAGTCACTCATGCCCGAAGGTCTGCTTGACAAACTAAGTGACCAGGACCTGCGTGATTTATTTGGATTTCTACGAAGTAGTCAACCGGTTTTTAAGTAG
- a CDS encoding TIGR03364 family FAD-dependent oxidoreductase, producing MSTQPYQRNYDVIVIGAGVLGAFHAYFAMQRGLKTLLIDKDVFPQQASIRNFGLIIPSAMPPGIWRDRALASCEIYSELSDLLGVHIRRVGTQYLAHTEAEASFLKRMAQEQHDEYCPAEFRNSKETVQSSCCLNTDFCKGSLYFPNDLQLDPGLFFRAFINWFASSSDCDYLPKATVVSVEERKNHSQIKTADGRQFYAQQVFACSGADLQTLFPEIYAESNLHYCKLQMLKLANPNHRMLGVNIASPIALTRYPAFLNAQFSQGVSLELPDEALQDRGIQIWFTQNEHNEFILGDSHEYSEEPPTEFLSAEIESKMIDYAQNMFVNLDFKVTDRWCGIYTEEKSAGLFQYSLSERIDLITGIGGKGMTTGPGLAKENISRLSI from the coding sequence ATGTCAACTCAACCTTATCAGCGTAATTACGATGTCATTGTGATCGGTGCAGGTGTTTTGGGGGCTTTTCATGCCTACTTCGCCATGCAACGAGGGTTAAAAACGCTATTAATCGATAAAGACGTATTTCCACAACAAGCATCGATAAGAAATTTTGGCTTGATTATTCCGAGCGCAATGCCGCCTGGTATCTGGCGTGACCGTGCCTTGGCTTCCTGCGAGATTTATTCTGAGTTATCTGACCTGCTGGGAGTTCACATCCGCCGTGTCGGGACACAGTATCTGGCCCATACAGAAGCGGAAGCTTCTTTTTTGAAACGTATGGCGCAGGAACAACATGATGAATATTGTCCAGCGGAGTTTCGAAACTCAAAAGAAACAGTTCAATCAAGTTGCTGTTTGAATACGGATTTCTGCAAAGGAAGTCTCTATTTTCCGAATGATTTACAGTTAGACCCGGGATTGTTCTTTCGTGCGTTTATCAACTGGTTCGCCAGCTCATCTGACTGTGACTATCTTCCCAAAGCAACGGTCGTTTCTGTAGAAGAACGTAAGAATCATAGTCAAATTAAAACAGCAGATGGCAGACAATTTTATGCTCAGCAGGTTTTTGCCTGCTCCGGAGCCGATCTACAAACACTGTTTCCGGAAATCTATGCTGAAAGTAACCTCCATTATTGCAAACTGCAGATGCTCAAGCTGGCAAATCCCAATCATCGAATGCTTGGTGTCAACATTGCCTCCCCCATTGCACTCACACGTTATCCTGCATTTCTGAATGCTCAGTTTTCACAGGGCGTTTCTCTGGAATTGCCGGACGAAGCCTTACAAGACCGAGGCATTCAAATCTGGTTCACTCAAAATGAACACAACGAATTTATTTTGGGTGATTCGCATGAATATTCTGAGGAACCGCCGACCGAGTTTCTGTCAGCCGAGATTGAATCAAAGATGATAGACTATGCACAAAATATGTTTGTAAATCTAGATTTTAAAGTCACAGATCGCTGGTGTGGTATTTATACTGAAGAAAAATCAGCTGGGCTCTTTCAGTACTCTCTGAGTGAACGAATTGATCTCATCACCGGTATCGGTGGCAAAGGGATGACAACAGGCCCCGGGCTGGCAAAAGAAAACATCAGCCGACTCTCCATCTAA